In the genome of Diaphorobacter sp. HDW4A, the window GCTCAGCGCCCCAGGCACAGTACTCTTGGTAATAGTAGACCCCCCGCCAACAGTGCCCCCAGCACCAATGGTCACAGGCGCCACCAACACACAATTGCTCCCGATGTGAACATCCGCCTCAATCACAGTGCGATGCTTGTTCACCCCATCGTAGTTGGCGGTAATGCTCCCCGCCCCGTAGTTCACCCGCTCGCCAACAGTTGCATCTCCAAGATAAGCCAGATGATTGGCCTTGGCACCATCCGCCAACGTGGAGTTCTTCACCTCCACGAAATTGCCGATGTGCACCTCGCGGCCCAGTTGAGCCCCCGGGCGCAACCGCGCAAAGGGCCCGATCAATGCACCTTCGCCGACCGAAACACCGGCCTTTTCGCCATCGATGTGGGTGAACGGATGAATCACCGCGCTCGCCGCGATCGTCACGTTGCTGATATGACAGTACGCGCCGATGCGCGCGCCTTCGCCGATTTCGACCGCACCCGTGAAGATGCAGCCCACGTCGATGTCCACATCGGTCGAACAATTCAGTTGGGCGAGCACGCCGCGCGCATCGTCGCGCAGATCGAACCTCGCGGGGTCGGCCAGACGCACGCCCTGCTCCATCAGCTTGGCGGCCTGACGCAGTTGGTGCGCGCGCTCGAGCGCCGCGAGTTGCATGGGACTGTTCACACCCTCGACCTGCAGCGGATCGTCAATGCAGTGGCCGATCACCGGCACGCCATCGGCCACTGCCATCGCAACCACGTCGGTCAGGTAGAACTCTTTCTGCGCGTTGTTGTTATCGAGGTGCGCGAGCCACTGCTTCAAGTGCTTCGCAGGTGCGGCCATGATGCCGCTGTAGATCTCGTTGATCGCGCGCTGCGCGTCGCTCGCATCCTTGTGCTCGACGATGCGCTGAACCACGCCATTCGCGTCGCGCACGATGCGGCCGTAGCCGGTCGGGTCTGGCACGCGCACCGAGAGCAGCGCGAGCTTGTCACCACCGGATGCCGCGACCAGATCGGCCACGGTCTGCGCCAGCGTGAGCGGTACGTCGCCGGAAAGCACGACGACCACGCCATCATCGTCCTGCAGCTTGGGAACCGCCTGTTGCACGGCGTGGCCGGTGCCGAGCTGCGGTTCCTGGCGCACGAACTGCATGTCCATGGTCGTCGCAAGTGGCAGCTGGAACGCCGCGCATGCAGCCTCGACCTGATCGGCGCCATGCCCCGTCACCACCACCACGCGGCGTGGCGCGAGGCTTTGCGCCTGCGCCACCACATGCTGCAGCAGCGGCCTGCCCGCCAGACGTTGCAGAACCTTGGGAGTGCGGCTTTTCATGCGCGTGCCCTTGCCTGCGGCCATGATGATGATGTCGAGTTGCGCTGTCATGTGTGTGTTGGATGCGAGTCGGCGGCTCGCCAGAAGAGCAAAAGTTTGATTATCAGCGCATCAGCCGTTCGTGACTTCCGCCGCTCGGCGCTCCCACTGATAGCGCACCGCCTGCTCGCCTGCAGGCTCCAATACCAGGTGTTGACCGGGCGCGACATCGAGCAACTGCCCTGCGAAGAGAAACAGGTCTTCGGCCTGCGCGTTGTCCGACACCGTTTGCGTGACCCACGCCTGGCCGCTGCACGCCAGCAATCTGAGCCGCATTGGCTCGCGGCTGCGCAGGCTCACTGCATTGCCCACGCGCAGCGTGTTCATCCGAAAGAAATCCACACGCTCGACGGTCTGGGATGGCGGAGAGGGTTGATGCGTGAATTGTTGCGCATTGAGAACATGAATGGTGGTCACTTCCGACTCCTTCTGCATATTGCAAATCGTTGGATATGCTGAGTATTTGACTCGCGGTGCTTTCCATCGTCCAATGAAATGAAACCCTTCGATAGATGCACAATTCGCATCAATCAAACCACCCCGTGACGATGAAGCCGAGCAAACCAGCCCCGACGAACACCCCCTCGCTGCCACCCACCCCGCCACCGATTGCGCATCTGCGCACAAGGCCTGTATCGGTGGGCAACTGGCGTGCGTTTCTGGCCGTGGCGCGCCACTTGAATTTCCGCGCGGCGGCGGATGAGCTGGCGCTTACCCAATCGGCCGTCAGCAGACAAATCCAGGCGCTGGAAGAGGAAGTCGGCGTTCCGCTGTTCCTGCGCCACACCCGCGCCGTCGAGCTGACCACCGCAGGCGGCCAACTTTTCCAGACGCTGACTCCGGCACTGGAGCGTCTGGACGCCGCCGTGCGCATGGTTCGCCAGAGCGCTGGCCGCAAGAATGTGGCGATCACCACTTGGGCGAGCTTTGCCTCGATGTGGCTGATTCCCCGGCTCGAAGATTTCCAGCGCAACTATCCCGACATCGACATCCGCATCGATGCGAGCGACAACCTCGTCGATCTGGATACCTCCGACGTTGACCTCGCCCTGCGTTCCAGCGTTCCCGGATCACAGCCTGCAGGTGCGCAGCGACTGTTCGGTGAACAGCTCTGTGTGGTGGCCAGCCCGTGGCTGCTCAAGAGCATGGAGGCCATTCGCACGCCCACCGACGTGGCGCGCTTCACGCTCATCGAAGCGGGCGACGCGCACCGCCTGCCCTATTTCGAGTGGATCACCTGGCGGCGCTGGTTCGAGGTCTATGGCGTCTCCCGACTGCAGCCCGCTCGCTGGCTGTATTTCAACTACGCGCAGCAGATCGTACAGTCCACCCTCGCCGGTCAGGGCCTCGCGCTCGCCCGCATGCCACTGGTGGCGGACGCTCTGGCCACGGGCGATCTCGTGGAAGTGCTGCCGGGCCACCGGCTCGACTCGCCGCTGGCGTACTGGCTGATCATTGGTCCCCGTAGCGCCCACCGACCCGAAGTGCAGGCGTTCTGTGCCTGGCTTCAGTTCCAGGCCAAGGCCACGCGGGAGGCGATCAGAGAAGTGCCCGACAGCGATTTGTTAGACGACATTTCCTGAACCCAAACTCTGATCAAATGGGTTGCCACCAACCGTTCCCGCTCCCGCTCGTGATTCATATCAATTGATATGTTTGCGGCAAGTCAAGTCGGCATCAAACTTGGTCGAAATACCTCGTAACACATACACACAATTTTTAAAACTTGCTGGCATCCTGCTTTCTTTTCCCATCGTAATTTGGAGGAAGCCGATGACACTGATGCCTTGGAGCGAGCAACTGGAACTTGGCATCGCCGAGATTGATACGCAGCACCGCGTCCTGGTGGATCTGGCCAATGCGTTACATGATGAAATCCACGGTGCCAGCCCACGCTGCGCCGTCATCGGGCAGATTCTCGAATCATTGGTGGATTACACGCACAACCACTTCATCATGGAAGAGGTTCTGTTCCACAAATATGGTTACGCTCAGGTAGATGCACATGAGGCCGAGCACAGCGGGTTCACTGGCAAGATCATGGATCTGCTGACCCGCTTCGAAGATGGTGACACCGTGGGGCAGGAAACGCTGGAAGTCCTCAAAGACTGGCTGACCCACCACATCTGCGTGGTGGATCGGGCCTACCTGCCATTCATGAGCGCGGCGCTTGCAAGCGAAGCAGCCGCCGAATCAGTCCCCGGCTGAACCGGGGAGCGCAACGCTCAAGCCAATGTCACTCTGGCAAACTTGCGCTTGCCGACCTGCAGCACGAAGGTGCCGGCCTCGACCTTCAAGCCCTTGTCGCTGACCACCGTGCCATCGATGCGCACGCCGCCGCCGTCGATCAGGCGGTTGGCTTCGCTGCTCGATGGGGCCAGATTGGCCTGTTTGAGCAGAGCACCGATGCCCAGCGGCGCGCCCGAAAGCTGCACTTCTGGAATGTCGTCGGGAATACCGCCCTTGGAGCGGTTGATGAAGTCCTGCTCAGCTGCCTCGGCCGCTGCACCGCTGTGGAAGCGCGCGGTGATTTCCTTGGCCAGCAGCACCTTGGCGTCCTTGGGATTGCGACCGCCCTCGATCTCGAGCTTGAGCGCGGCGATTTCCGACAGGCTCATGAAGGACAGCAGCGTGTACCAGTCCCACATCAGGTCGTCCGAGATTGACAGCACCTTGGCGAACATGGTGTTGGCGTCCTCGGTGATGCCGATGTAGTTGTTCTTGGACTTGGACATCTTGTTCTCGCCATCCAGCCCCACGAGCAGCGGCATGGTGAGCACACACTGCGACTCTTGCCCATACTCCGCCTGAAGATGGCGACCCATTAGCAGATTGAATTTCTGATCCGTGCCGCCGAGTTCCAGATCGGACTTCAGCGCCACCGAGTCATAGCCCTGCAACAGTGGGTAGAGGAATTCATGCAAGCTGATCGAACTGCCGTCGGTGAAGCGCTGGTGAAAGTCATTGCGCTCCATCATGCGGGCCACGGTGTACTTGGCCGACAGCTGGATCATGCCGCGCGCGCCGAGCTGGTCGCACCATTCGCTGTTGTAACGCAGCTCGGTCTTGCTCGGGTCGAGCACTTTGTAGGCCTGATCGCGGTAGGTTTCGGCGTTCAGCTTGATCTGCTCGGCAGTCAATGGCGGACGGGTGGTGTTGCGCCCGGATGGGTCACCAATCAGCGTAGTGAAGTCGCCGATCAGAAAGATGACGGTGTGGCCCAGATCCTGGAGCTGCCGCATCTTGTTCAAGACCACCGTATGGCCGATATGAATATCGGGCGCCGTGGGGTCCAGGCCAAGCTTGATGCGCAGTGGCTTGCCGGTCGCTTCGGAGCGTGCGAGCTTCTGGATCCAGTCCTCTTTCGGCAGGAGTTCTTCAACGCCGCGCAGAGTGATTTCGAGCGCCTGTCTGACACCGTCAGTGACCGGGTGTGATGTAACAGCTGAATGATTCATAAGGGTTTTTATGGGTGTCTGGTCAGACATGGTCGTTATACTTCTGCACTTCGATGCGGTGAAGGATTCTAGTAGGCTCGTCATATGACAGGTGCCCACTTCCTTGTAACTGCGCACCAGAATACTGCGATATCCCCCTGCATTCCCCTGTCTTTCAGCTGGTTTGCGCCCGGATATGCGCCAAAGCTCAGGGGTACGACTTTTGAAGCAAGGTTTAAATACCGCGTTCACGGCATTGGCCGAACGCCTTGTCCTATTAGCCCAGAATCATCCCAAGCGAATTGCGGCAGCCGTGGCTGCCGTTCTGCTGACCGGCGGCGGCGGTGCCTTTGCCGTGGCCAATCTGGGGCCGGACGCATCCGATCTGCCGATCCGCACCATCACCCACTCGGCGACTTCGCTGGCTGAAGACCAGCCGCTGTCGGCGCTGGTGGACATTCCAAGCTACTCACTCTATCGATCTGATACGACCCGCAGCAGCGACAGCGCCGAAAGCCTGCTGCAGCGCATGGGCGTGGCCGATCCGGCAGCTGCCGCCTTCCTGCGCACCAATGATCTGGTGCGCCAGAACCTGTTGGGTCGCGCCGGTCGCTCGGTCACGGCCGAAACCACCGACGATCACCGCCTCACCTTACTGACGGCGCGCTGGGCGCCTGACGAGAGCGGCAATTTCAAGCGCCTCGTGGTCAAGAACACCGGGGACGGCAAGTTCTCCTCCAATATCGAGACCGCTCCTCTGACCGTGGGCAGTCGCTTCGCCGGTGGCCTCATCCGCAATTCGCTCTTCGCGGCGACCGATGCATCGAACATTCCCGACGCGGTGGCCGTGCAGCTTGCCGATGTCTTCTCCAGCAACATCGACTTTCACCGCTCTCTGCGCAAGGATGACCGCTTCTCGGTCGTCTACGAAACGCTGGAAGCCGACGGCGAGCCGCTGCGCTCCGGTCGCGTGCTGAGTGCAGAGTTCCGCAACAACGGTAAGACCTACGACGCTGTCTGGTTCCAGGAAGCGGGCCGCTCCAAGGGCGCGTACTACACGCTCAACGGAGACAGCATGCAGCGTGCGTTCCTGACGTCGCCCGTCGAGTTCACCCGCATCAGCAGCGCCTTCTCGATGCGCCTGCACCCGATCCTCAAGACCTGGCGCGCCCACAACGGCACCGATCTGGCTGCCCCCACCGGCACCACCGTGCGCACGGTGAGCGACGGCGTCGTCACCTTCGCCGGTGTCCAGAACGGCTACGGCAACGTCATCTACATCAAGCACTCCGGCAATCAGGAGACGGTCTACGCCCACCTGAGCGCGATAGACGTCAAGCAAGGCCAGTCGGTCGAGCAGGGCCAGAAGATCGGCGCCGTGGGCTCCACCGGCTGGGCCACGGGTCCGCACCTGCACTACGAACTGCGCGTGAACGGCGAGCAGCGCGACCCGATGGCCAACGCCCTCGCGAGTGACGCGTCACGTCCGATCTCCAAGGCATCGCGCCCCGCGTTCGACCGCCTGGCAGAGAACATGCGCATCCAGCTGTCCTCGGCAGCCTTGCAGATGACGGCCCGCGCCGACTGACTCCACACCCAGCCCCTGTCGACGCGGAAGGAAGCCCATGACGACTGACCGCGACGATAGCCGTGCCCTGTTCATAGGCCTGATGTCCGGCACGTCGCTGGACGGCGTGGATGGTGTGCTGGTGGCCTTTTCAGCTGACGGCAAGCCCCAGCTCTGGCATCACGCCTCCAGCCCGTTCCCCGACGCTCTGCGCACCGAACTGCTGGCACTCAACACGAGTGGTGCCAACGAACTGCACCGGGCTGCTCTCGCTGCCAACGGTCTCGTACATGTCTATGCGCAGGTGGTGCGCAATCTGCTCAAGCAAGGCGGCCTCAAGGCCGGCGACATCACCGCCATCGGCGCGCACGGCCAGACCGTGCGTCATCGTCCGCAGGAATTCGATCACAACGGCTACACCCTGCAGCTCAACAACCCGGCCCTGCTGGCCGAGCTCAGCGGCAACACCGTCGTGGCGGATTTCCGCACGCGCGATGTCGCCGCGGGTGGACAGGGTGCACCGCTGGTGCCCGCCTTTCATGTGGGCGTGTTCGGCCGCACGGGAAAAACGGTCGCTGTGCTCAACCTCGGCGGCATTGCCAATCTGAGTGTGCTGCGCGCGGACGGCGGCGTACTCGGCTTTGACTGCGGCCCTGCTAACGCGCTCATGGACTACTGGTGTCACCAGCACACCGGCAAGTGGTACGACGCCAACGGCACCTGGGCCGCACAGGGCAAAGTCGTCGGCCCGCTGCTCGCCGCGCTGCTGCAGGAACCCTTTTTCGCACAGAATCCGCCCAAGAGTACGGGACGCGATCTGTTCAATCCCGACTGGCTGAAGCAAGGCCTCGCCAAGCACCCCGACGTCGACGCGCAGGACGTGCAGGCCACGCTCGCCGAGCTCACTGCCATCTCCTGTGCCGACGACCTCAAGCGCCTCGCGCCCGATGCCCGCGAGCTGATCGTCTGCGGCGGCGGCGCACTCAACCAACACCTTATGCAGCGCCTGCAGGCACACCTGCCCGGCGTGGTGGTGCAATCCTCTGCCGCCCACGGCATTGACCCACAACAGGTCGAAGCCGCCGCCTTCGCGTGGCTCGCACGCCAATGCCTGCTGGGCCAACCCGGCAATCTGGCCTCGGTCACCGGCGCACGCGGCCCGCGCGTGCTCGGCGCAATCTATCCTGCTTGAAAAGCGCCTCCCAGAAAACACAAAGCCGCCTTGAAAGGCGGCTTTTCAGTTTGGGGACCAGCACCCTGCCCGGCAATTACACCGAGAAGCTAGATCCGCAACCACAGGTCGTCGTAGCGTTCGGATTCTTGATCACGAACTGCGCGCCTTGCAGATCTTCCTTGTAATCGATTTCCGCGCCCAACAGATACTGGTAGCTCATCGCATCGATCAACAGCGACACGCCATTCTTGGTCATGGTGGTGTCGTCTTCGTTGGTGATTTCGTCAAACGTGAAACCATACTGGAAACCCGAGCAACCGCCGCCCTGCACGAACACGCGAAGCTTCAGGTCCGGATTGCCCTCCTCAGCGATAAGGTCCGCCACCTTGGCAGCGGCGCTGTCGGTGAAGACGATCGGTGCGGGCATTTCGGTCGTGGTAATGTTTTCTGCAACTGCGCTCATGGAATGAGACCCTCGTATGGAGATATATAGGGGAGATGCTACTGCAATGGGCGAGTAAATGCATCGGAAATGTGGTTTGACGCCAAGCTCGTTGTGGGCATTGAAATGAAAGCGGCCACAACGCAACCTCAGAGCGCCGCAGGCCAACGATCGACGAAGCGCAGCGAGCGCCCACCCCACTGACACAACGGGGAGATAGCCCCTCAGGCCAGGCGTCGAAGGCGCAGATCAGTACTCTCGTACGGCAAGCCTTCGCAACGGCGCATGAGGGGCTATATCACCGCCTCAAAACGACCTGCCAATCGAAGCCAAAGGCTTCGCAAAACAAACCCAAAAATACAAAAACCGCCCGAAGGCGGTTCTTGTGAGCAGCTGCCGAACCAAAGTCCGACAACAACAAGCAAATTAACGCTTGGAGAACTGCTTGGCGCGGCGTGCGGAGTGCAGACCGACCTTCTTACGCTCGACTTCACGTGCATCACGTGTGACAAAGCCAGCTTGGCTCAGCACAGGCTTCAGCGACGCGTCATAGTCGATCAGCGCGCGGGTGATGCCGTGACGTGTAGCGCCGGCTTGGCCGGATTCGCCACCACCGTGCACGTTCACTTGAATGTCGAAAGCTTCGACATTGTCGGTGAGCACCAGAGGCTGCTTAGCGATCATGATGGAGGTTTGACGGCCGAAGAACTGCTGAATGTCTTTGCCATTCACAGTGATCTTGCCGGAACCCTTCTTCAGAAACACGCGGGCGACGCTGGACTTGCGACGGCCTGTGCCATTGTTCCATTCACCAATCATTCACGGCTCCTTAGATTTCCAGCGCTTTAGGCTGCTGCGCGGTGTGCGGATGTTCGCCACCACCATACACCTTGAGCTTCTTGATCATGGCGTAGCCGAGTGGGCCCTTGGGCAACATGCCCTTGACAGCCTTCTCGAGTGCGCGGCCAGGATGCTTGGCTTGCAGGTCACGGAAGTTGGTAGCAGTGATGCCACCTGGGTAGCCGCTGTGACGGTAGTACACCTTGTCCAGGGACTTGGTGCCGGTCACTTTGAGCTTGGAAGCGTTGATGATGACGATGAAATCGCCGGTATCAACGTGAGGTGTGTAAATGGCTTTGTGCTTGCCGCGCAGACGGAGGGCAACTTCGCTGGCTACCCGTCCGAGCACCTTATCGGTGGCGTCAATCACAAACCACTCGTGCACAACCTCAGCGGGCTTTGCGCTGAAAGTAGTAGTCATGAGTTTCTCTTTTCAAGTGAGAAGTGGTTTGGGTGGTCCTTTTCCACGGTCGGTGCAACTCTGATGGAAGCCTCTTAGGTGGTATAGCCCTGAAGTTTGACCTTTCGGCGCATGCTCCAGAACCCTTTGCCGCGGGACCTATGAATCGCTGCAAAGCCAAGCATTATACAAATTCTGCGCCATGGTGCGCAAGCCGCGTGCATCGACGCGGTAAAACAACGCCCGCCTCGAAGGCTATTGGCTGTACATCTGGCGCTGGCGGCGCTCGTCGTCGCGCTTGCGCTTGCTCTCCACGCAGACCGGGTGACTCTCCATGCCCGCCTGCTGGCATTGATTGTGAACGCACATTGGCTTGGCAAGAAATCCGGCATTCGCACAGGCATCATCCGGATTCACGCGTTTGACAGGGGCTGCGTGAGAGGCCGGCGCTGCCGGAGCGGGTGCAGGAGCCGGGGCAGGTGTGGCCTGCACAGGTTCGTGCGCCACCGTCTCCACCGGCTTTTTCACAGGTGCGATCTTGGGCTTCTGCTCCTTGGCGGCCACGACCACGGGGGCGGCTGATGCCGCTGCCGTGCTTTCGCTCGCTGCCACGAAAGCCAGACGAGCCGCCTCGCTAGCCGCCGATGACGCCAATACAGGCGGCTCTGCCAGCTCGGTGATGATTTCCTCGTCCGGCGTCGGCACCACGACGGGCTGCTGCGCCACCTGCGGTTGCGCCGGTGCGGACTGGGTCATCAGATACCATGCCGCCACACCGCCCACCAGCACCATGAGTGCGGCAGACAGCATCAGCGTGCGGCGCGCCCCGCCCGAGCGGCCTGCAGTGGCCGCTCGCCTGCTGGATGGGGACTTGCTCTTGCCCAGAGAGGAAACCGAAGCGTTCTTGACGGATGAGCCAGAACGGCTCTTGCCAGGCGCGCCAATTGCGGTAGCGCCTGAAGCTCCGACCGCTGGCACATCCTGCGACTTGTCATTCGGATCGACGATTTTCGTGGGCTGAAACGGCTCGAACGGCTCGACCACCGAATCCTGAAAATCATCCATGGCACGAACCACCGTGTCCTGAAACTCCGTCTCGGGCGCCTCCCGTGGCGCGCTGCGGCGCTCGGAGCGAGCCTTTGCAGGCGACTCAGGCTTGTCAGAGCCTGGCACATGCAGCATGGTGACCAGATGATCGGTATTGCGGCGACTCGGCTCCGGATCTTTGGAAGGCGCACGAGCGACGTCGGTGGGCTCCGAGACGCCAGACTCGGCGGCGTCAGACAGCCCCAACAGGATCGACGCATCGTTGCGGTTTTGCGCCTTCGGGTCGATCCAGTTCTCGCCCAGATCGGCGCGAAAGTCGAATTTGTCCAGATTGGCCGGGGCTGTGGTCAGCCCCATTTGCTCCAGAAAAGCGTCCACCGTCCAGTGGCGATCGCGTGGCTGCAGCGAGAGCGCTTTGGTGATCGCGTCCACAAAAGGGGTCGAATACTCGATGCCAAACTGCTTGCGCACCGTGCGCGCCACACGGGCAAATGGCACCATGCGGTCGCGAATGGAGCGCAGCGTGGACGGCAGCGGCACGTCGTTGCAAATCACGCCGTAGATCACGGCGGCCAGCGAGTAGATGTCACTCCACGGACCGGGCTTGAACTCACCGTCCGAATCAGCGTATTGCTCGATCGGCGCATAGTTCACCTTGAGCACGGCCGTGTGCTTGCGGTCGCGGTCCTCGATGGCAAAGCGCGCTGCGCCCAGATCGAGCAGCACTGGTGGACCTTTGTCCTGCAAAAAAATGTTGTCCGGCGAGATATCCCGATGCAGCGTCTTGCCGTTGTGCAGCACGCGCAGCGCGTTGCAGACCGACCAGATCACCTTGCGCAGCCATTCCTCCGAGGGCGGCGTGCGCATGTGGATGCGCGCCTGCTTGAGCGTCATGCCGGCATACAGCGGCATCACCATGTAGGCGGTCTGGTTCGCCTCCCAGAAGCGGAACACCTTCACGAGCGAGGGATGATCGAACTGCGCGAGCAGCCGCGCCTCGTCGACAAAAGAGGCCAGGCCCGCCTGAAACGATGGTTCGTCCGACGAGGAACGGACCCACAGCGTGCGCCCGTTGGCGCGTGCCGCCAGCGTCGTCGGCATGTATTCCTTGATGGCGACGAAACGCAGCAGCGAATGGTCGAACGCCTGATACACCATCCCGAACCCACCCACGCCAAGCAGGCCCACGATCTCGAATTCCCCGAGGCGCGCACCCACGGGCAGTGCGTCGACATGGTCAACTGTGCTTGGAGGACGGGAGCCGGGAATTTCAGACATGGACGATCAGGAGGTGTGACGCATTGTCAAGAATATTCGAGTTTCAGAGGTTAGAGCATGTTTGCCAGACAGAGGGCGTTCACGCCGACACAAACGGCGAATTCTCATCTGAGTCTGCAAAATCCATACCCAAGTGAAAACCATGCTTTCGTGCTGGAAGCCACACATTTTGCAACGAACCGGCCTGCCTGCCTATTTCAACGGTTTTTCATGACATAAAACTTGCATTGGTACGCCGGGACGTAAACTCCAGCGATGTTCAGTTATCGACACGCCTTTCACGCAGGAAATCACGCCGATGTGCTCAAGCACACGGTGCTGATCAGCATCCTGCAATATCTCACGCAAAAAGAGACCGCGCTGACCGTGCTCGACACGCACGCCGGAGCCGGGCTGTATCGACTGGACAGCGAATTCTCCGAGACCAGTGGCGAGGCCGTCGGCGGCGTGCAGCGCCTGTTCGACGCCAAGGA includes:
- a CDS encoding bacteriohemerythrin, with amino-acid sequence MTLMPWSEQLELGIAEIDTQHRVLVDLANALHDEIHGASPRCAVIGQILESLVDYTHNHFIMEEVLFHKYGYAQVDAHEAEHSGFTGKIMDLLTRFEDGDTVGQETLEVLKDWLTHHICVVDRAYLPFMSAALASEAAAESVPG
- the glmU gene encoding bifunctional UDP-N-acetylglucosamine diphosphorylase/glucosamine-1-phosphate N-acetyltransferase GlmU, giving the protein MTAQLDIIIMAAGKGTRMKSRTPKVLQRLAGRPLLQHVVAQAQSLAPRRVVVVTGHGADQVEAACAAFQLPLATTMDMQFVRQEPQLGTGHAVQQAVPKLQDDDGVVVVLSGDVPLTLAQTVADLVAASGGDKLALLSVRVPDPTGYGRIVRDANGVVQRIVEHKDASDAQRAINEIYSGIMAAPAKHLKQWLAHLDNNNAQKEFYLTDVVAMAVADGVPVIGHCIDDPLQVEGVNSPMQLAALERAHQLRQAAKLMEQGVRLADPARFDLRDDARGVLAQLNCSTDVDIDVGCIFTGAVEIGEGARIGAYCHISNVTIAASAVIHPFTHIDGEKAGVSVGEGALIGPFARLRPGAQLGREVHIGNFVEVKNSTLADGAKANHLAYLGDATVGERVNYGAGSITANYDGVNKHRTVIEADVHIGSNCVLVAPVTIGAGGTVGGGSTITKSTVPGALSVARGKQVSIADWKRPSKK
- a CDS encoding anhydro-N-acetylmuramic acid kinase, with the protein product MTTDRDDSRALFIGLMSGTSLDGVDGVLVAFSADGKPQLWHHASSPFPDALRTELLALNTSGANELHRAALAANGLVHVYAQVVRNLLKQGGLKAGDITAIGAHGQTVRHRPQEFDHNGYTLQLNNPALLAELSGNTVVADFRTRDVAAGGQGAPLVPAFHVGVFGRTGKTVAVLNLGGIANLSVLRADGGVLGFDCGPANALMDYWCHQHTGKWYDANGTWAAQGKVVGPLLAALLQEPFFAQNPPKSTGRDLFNPDWLKQGLAKHPDVDAQDVQATLAELTAISCADDLKRLAPDARELIVCGGGALNQHLMQRLQAHLPGVVVQSSAAHGIDPQQVEAAAFAWLARQCLLGQPGNLASVTGARGPRVLGAIYPA
- a CDS encoding peptidoglycan DD-metalloendopeptidase family protein, whose product is MKQGLNTAFTALAERLVLLAQNHPKRIAAAVAAVLLTGGGGAFAVANLGPDASDLPIRTITHSATSLAEDQPLSALVDIPSYSLYRSDTTRSSDSAESLLQRMGVADPAAAAFLRTNDLVRQNLLGRAGRSVTAETTDDHRLTLLTARWAPDESGNFKRLVVKNTGDGKFSSNIETAPLTVGSRFAGGLIRNSLFAATDASNIPDAVAVQLADVFSSNIDFHRSLRKDDRFSVVYETLEADGEPLRSGRVLSAEFRNNGKTYDAVWFQEAGRSKGAYYTLNGDSMQRAFLTSPVEFTRISSAFSMRLHPILKTWRAHNGTDLAAPTGTTVRTVSDGVVTFAGVQNGYGNVIYIKHSGNQETVYAHLSAIDVKQGQSVEQGQKIGAVGSTGWATGPHLHYELRVNGEQRDPMANALASDASRPISKASRPAFDRLAENMRIQLSSAALQMTARAD
- the rplM gene encoding 50S ribosomal protein L13 codes for the protein MTTTFSAKPAEVVHEWFVIDATDKVLGRVASEVALRLRGKHKAIYTPHVDTGDFIVIINASKLKVTGTKSLDKVYYRHSGYPGGITATNFRDLQAKHPGRALEKAVKGMLPKGPLGYAMIKKLKVYGGGEHPHTAQQPKALEI
- the rpsI gene encoding 30S ribosomal protein S9; this encodes MIGEWNNGTGRRKSSVARVFLKKGSGKITVNGKDIQQFFGRQTSIMIAKQPLVLTDNVEAFDIQVNVHGGGESGQAGATRHGITRALIDYDASLKPVLSQAGFVTRDAREVERKKVGLHSARRAKQFSKR
- the tyrS gene encoding tyrosine--tRNA ligase, whose translation is MNHSAVTSHPVTDGVRQALEITLRGVEELLPKEDWIQKLARSEATGKPLRIKLGLDPTAPDIHIGHTVVLNKMRQLQDLGHTVIFLIGDFTTLIGDPSGRNTTRPPLTAEQIKLNAETYRDQAYKVLDPSKTELRYNSEWCDQLGARGMIQLSAKYTVARMMERNDFHQRFTDGSSISLHEFLYPLLQGYDSVALKSDLELGGTDQKFNLLMGRHLQAEYGQESQCVLTMPLLVGLDGENKMSKSKNNYIGITEDANTMFAKVLSISDDLMWDWYTLLSFMSLSEIAALKLEIEGGRNPKDAKVLLAKEITARFHSGAAAEAAEQDFINRSKGGIPDDIPEVQLSGAPLGIGALLKQANLAPSSSEANRLIDGGGVRIDGTVVSDKGLKVEAGTFVLQVGKRKFARVTLA
- a CDS encoding LysR substrate-binding domain-containing protein, yielding MKPSKPAPTNTPSLPPTPPPIAHLRTRPVSVGNWRAFLAVARHLNFRAAADELALTQSAVSRQIQALEEEVGVPLFLRHTRAVELTTAGGQLFQTLTPALERLDAAVRMVRQSAGRKNVAITTWASFASMWLIPRLEDFQRNYPDIDIRIDASDNLVDLDTSDVDLALRSSVPGSQPAGAQRLFGEQLCVVASPWLLKSMEAIRTPTDVARFTLIEAGDAHRLPYFEWITWRRWFEVYGVSRLQPARWLYFNYAQQIVQSTLAGQGLALARMPLVADALATGDLVEVLPGHRLDSPLAYWLIIGPRSAHRPEVQAFCAWLQFQAKATREAIREVPDSDLLDDIS
- the erpA gene encoding iron-sulfur cluster insertion protein ErpA, which gives rise to MSAVAENITTTEMPAPIVFTDSAAAKVADLIAEEGNPDLKLRVFVQGGGCSGFQYGFTFDEITNEDDTTMTKNGVSLLIDAMSYQYLLGAEIDYKEDLQGAQFVIKNPNATTTCGCGSSFSV
- a CDS encoding DUF2917 domain-containing protein; the encoded protein is MTTIHVLNAQQFTHQPSPPSQTVERVDFFRMNTLRVGNAVSLRSREPMRLRLLACSGQAWVTQTVSDNAQAEDLFLFAGQLLDVAPGQHLVLEPAGEQAVRYQWERRAAEVTNG